A region of the Denitrificimonas caeni genome:
GTGCAGTTGGCTGAAGTGCCGCGTTTTGTTGCTCAGTAATGTTCGACTACAGGCTCGCCGAGGCTAGCTCGTACGAAAAAGCGTTACAACAGCCAATAGTAATGGTGGGTAACGCTTTGTGCGCTTGGCTTCTTAGGTAGGGCAGCGCAACGTCTTGCGCAGCTCAGTAACGCTTATGGCTCATGGAATTACAGCGAGGATTGTGCGGCGCGGTGGGCTGTGAGCAAGGCCTGCATACTTTGCAGTACGGCATTTAAGCCATTGCTGCGCGAAGGGGATAGCTGGCGACTTAAACCAAGCTGGTTAAACCAATCGACAATATCCACTGCGCTGATTTGCTCAGGGCTGAGCCCATCAATACGCAATAATACTAATGCCAGCAATCCGCGCAGCAAGCGAGCCTCACTGGCAACTTGAAAGCGCACCGGTGTGCTGGCACTGTCTAGCTGCAGCCAGACTCGGGTTTCACAACCGTGCACAAGATGCTCTGGCAGTCGCTGCGACTCCGGTAGCTCATCCAATTGCGCACCTTTTTGCAATAATAAGCGCGCGCGCTGCTCCCATTGCTGACAGGCTTGAAATTCATCCACAGCCTGTTGCGCGGCAGAGCTTAAAGCGCTCATTGTAGAATCTCCAAAGCTTGATCGAGCGCGCTAAAAAAGCGCTGCAGATCCTCACCATTGTTATACATAGCCAATGACACCCGCAGCGCCCCAGGCAGACCCAAACTTTGCAGTAAAGGCATTGCGCAGTGGTGGCCGGCGCGCACTGCCACACCTTGCTCACCGAGTAATGCTGCTAAATCAGCATGATGCACTTGTGGTGCATTAAAACTGACTAGAGCACAGTTTGGTGCGCCGATAATATCCATGCCACGCTCTTGTAAGCCTGCGAGCAAGGCCTTGTGTAAAGCTGTTTCGTGGTTGGCAATGGCATGGCTATCTAAGCTTTGCAGCCATGTCAAAGTAGCGGCAAAGGCAATAATATTAGCAGTGCTGGGTGTGCCCGGCTCAAAGCCTAAAGGCGCAGGCAGGAACTCCGCGTGTTGGTAATCACAGTGGCGCACCATTTCACCGCCAAATTGCCAGTGACGTAAGGCGGCTAGCGCTCGTTCGCGGACAAAAAGCACACCCACCCCGTCTGGGCCGTAGAGCTTATGTGCGGAACAAACAAAAAAATCGCAATCCAATTGCTGCAGGTTAGGGCGCGCATGGACTGCTGCTTGAGCACCGTCAATCACTGTCCAGACACCGGCTTGGCGGGCAGCGCTGAGTAGCTTGGCGACGGACTGCCTATGGCCCACCACATTAGACAGGGTGCTTAGGGCAAGAATCCGGCTGCGGCTGGATAACTGTGCAATGGCCTGCTCAATATCTAAGTGGCCATTGGCATCCATTGGTAAAATTTTTAAGGTTAAGCCGCGAGCTAAAGCCAACTGTTGCCAAGGCAGTAGATTGGCATGGTGCTCGTAGGCGCTAATCAGAATTTCATCGCCGCTGTGCAGGTTGTGCGCTAAAGCTTGGCTAAGTAGATTGAGGCCTTCAGTGCTGCCCTTGGTGAAAATCACCGCATCCTCAGTACCAGCGTGCAGCCAACTGGCAATGCTGCTGCGTGCCGCTTCAAAGGCGCGGGTCGCGCGTTCACCGGGCTGGTGCTGTGCGCGGTGCACATTGGCCACACCGTGCTGATAATAATCACTGAGCGCGGTTATCATGGCGAGTGGCTTTTGTGCGGTGGCAGCGCTGTCGAGCCAAACCTGCTGTTGTTCAGCAAAAGCTAAAATACCGGGGAAAAACTGACGCCAAGGTGAGGGCAGAAACATTACGAGATGAGCCTCTCCAAAGGAAGAATAGAAACAATATAGATGCTGCTGAGTCACAGGCCGCTTGGCTGCTGCCTGTGACTATCCATCTTATGGTGCTTTGCTAATGCACTCCACCGCACCTGTTTCAGGGTTGCGGTAAAAGGAGAGGTCATCTTGCAGGGCCAGCTCGCTGGCGAGCACTGTTTTTACCAGCTGCTTGGCATTGTCTAAAACCGTCACTGAGGTGTCGCCGGTGAGCCAGAGGCCGGCTTCAACTGTATTGCGGTTGCCCAGTGAGATTCCAACGCCTGCGTGGCTATTGATAACGCAGTGATGGCCGACACTGATCAGTGGCTGGCTGGCGGTACTGGCCATGGAACAGCCACCCTGTAGGGTTGAGTCAGCACCGATTAACACCCCAGAGGCGATACAGCCATCAATGGTACTAGCACCTTGAGTACCAGCATTAAAGTTGATCGAGCCTTCGTGCAATACCACGGTACCCTCGCCGACGTAGGCGCCCAAGCGTACCCGCGCCGCATCAGCAATATGAATGCCTTTGGGCACAACGTAATCGGTCAGTTTAGGTAGTTTATCCACTGAGAACACATCGAGCATGCGGCCTTTAATGCGCTCTTCTAGCTGCAGCTCAGCGACTTCATTGATATCAATTGCCCCGCGATTCGTCCAGGCCACATTGGGCAGGACATTGAACAAATCAGTTAGGTTGATTTCATGGGGCTTACATAGGCGGTGTGAAATCAATTGCAACTTGAGGTAAGCCTCTGGTACAGAAACGGGCTTGGCGTCGTGCTCTAAAATACAGGCCACAGTCGGTTTATGGCTTTCTGCTAAGCGCACCAATAATGCGCTTTGTTCAGGGGCAATGTATTTCAAAGCGGTGGCTAAATTGGACGCTACAGCAAAGTTGAAGTCAATGATTTGGTTGCCGCCGTTGTAGCCTAAAATAGCTTTAATGCGGTCAATAAACACTGCGCTTGGGCGCAACAAAGGGCGAGGAAACAATACCTCTAGCCACTGTTTGTCACGATTACGAGTGCCAACACCAAAGGCGATACTAAACATAGATTGCGACATATAAGTTCCTTGTACGAGAGGCTAATCAACGCCTTTCTAAGTATGCGGGCTAGGTGTTAAACGCGCTTTGATACAGCTCAGGCTTAAAGCCCACGAGGGTGCGCTCACCTAAGTCTAAAACTGGGCGCTTAATCATTGACGGCTGTGCCAGCATTAAAGTGATGGCTTTGGCTTGATCGAGATCGGCTTTGCTGGCGTCATCGAGTTTGCGAAAGGTAGTGCCGGCACGATTCAGAATTTTTTCCCAGCCATGCTCATTACACCATTGCTCTAAATGCGCTTGATCAATGCCAGCGCTTTTATAGTCGTGGAACACATAGGTTTTACCTTGTTGATCCAGCCAAGTGCGGGCTTTTTTCATGGTGTCACAGGCCTTAATGCCATATAAGGTTAAGTCGCTCATAAAACCTCCGTAATAGCGTTTAATTAATGGCTAAGCTGACGCGATAGACAATGGAGCCAAACATGCACAGCATACCAAACATCAATAAGGCAATTCCCCAGGAGCGCTCACGCCAGTTGTAACCAAAGGCGAGACAAAACAGGCCGATGGTGATTAAGGTGGTCATGACGTTAAGTGGATTATCCATACAATTCCTTACTAATAAGCATTCGATAAATGGGTCACAGTGCCACTGGCACCGGTCGATAATTGTGCAATCATACTTTCTTGCAAGGCGTGGCACAGGTCTGGGTCAGATAGCGGTAGGCCGTCTGC
Encoded here:
- a CDS encoding ArsC family reductase, translated to MSDLTLYGIKACDTMKKARTWLDQQGKTYVFHDYKSAGIDQAHLEQWCNEHGWEKILNRAGTTFRKLDDASKADLDQAKAITLMLAQPSMIKRPVLDLGERTLVGFKPELYQSAFNT
- a CDS encoding aminotransferase class V-fold PLP-dependent enzyme, producing MFLPSPWRQFFPGILAFAEQQQVWLDSAATAQKPLAMITALSDYYQHGVANVHRAQHQPGERATRAFEAARSSIASWLHAGTEDAVIFTKGSTEGLNLLSQALAHNLHSGDEILISAYEHHANLLPWQQLALARGLTLKILPMDANGHLDIEQAIAQLSSRSRILALSTLSNVVGHRQSVAKLLSAARQAGVWTVIDGAQAAVHARPNLQQLDCDFFVCSAHKLYGPDGVGVLFVRERALAALRHWQFGGEMVRHCDYQHAEFLPAPLGFEPGTPSTANIIAFAATLTWLQSLDSHAIANHETALHKALLAGLQERGMDIIGAPNCALVSFNAPQVHHADLAALLGEQGVAVRAGHHCAMPLLQSLGLPGALRVSLAMYNNGEDLQRFFSALDQALEILQ
- a CDS encoding 2,3,4,5-tetrahydropyridine-2,6-dicarboxylate N-succinyltransferase gives rise to the protein MSQSMFSIAFGVGTRNRDKQWLEVLFPRPLLRPSAVFIDRIKAILGYNGGNQIIDFNFAVASNLATALKYIAPEQSALLVRLAESHKPTVACILEHDAKPVSVPEAYLKLQLISHRLCKPHEINLTDLFNVLPNVAWTNRGAIDINEVAELQLEERIKGRMLDVFSVDKLPKLTDYVVPKGIHIADAARVRLGAYVGEGTVVLHEGSINFNAGTQGASTIDGCIASGVLIGADSTLQGGCSMASTASQPLISVGHHCVINSHAGVGISLGNRNTVEAGLWLTGDTSVTVLDNAKQLVKTVLASELALQDDLSFYRNPETGAVECISKAP
- a CDS encoding SufE family protein, producing MSALSSAAQQAVDEFQACQQWEQRARLLLQKGAQLDELPESQRLPEHLVHGCETRVWLQLDSASTPVRFQVASEARLLRGLLALVLLRIDGLSPEQISAVDIVDWFNQLGLSRQLSPSRSNGLNAVLQSMQALLTAHRAAQSSL